From the genome of Blastocatellia bacterium:
ACGCCCGATTCATAGGCGATGATCTGCTGGGTTCGTAGCGCGATTTGCGCAGCCTGTTCGGTTGGCAGCGCCAAGGCTTCGTCCAGCGAATTCGTATGCAAGCTCTGCGTGCCGCCCAGCACAGCCGCCAGCGCCTGCAACGCCGTGCGAACCACGTTGTTGTAGGGTTGCTGCGCTGTGAGGCTGCAACCGGCCGTTTGCGTGTGAAACCGACACATCCACGATTGAGGATGGCGCGCGCCAAATCGCTCGCGCATGACCTTGGCCCACACACGTCGCGCCGCGCGGAATTTGGCGATCTCCTCAAAGAAATCGTTATGTGAGTTGAAGAAAAATGAGAGCTGCGGGGCAAACTCGTCCACATCGAGCCCGGCAGCAATAACCCACTGCACATACTCGATGCCATCACGCAATGTGAAGGCTAACTCCTGCAGCGCCGTCGAGCCGGCCTCGCGGATGTGGTAACCAGAAATCGAGATCGGATGCCAACGCGGAACATGTCGCGTGCAAAAAACGATCGAATCAACGACCAAGCGCATGGAGGGTTCCGGTGGATAAATCCATTCTTTTTGCGCGATGTACTCTTTCAGGATGTCGTTTTGAAGTGTGCCGGAAATCTTTTTCCAATCAGCGCCCTGCTTTTCAGCAACGACCAGATACATGGCAAAGATGATGGAAGCAGGTGCATTGATGGTCATCGAGGTCGTGACTTGCTCCAATGGAATGCCATCAAACAGCACTTCCATGTCTTCCAGGCTGGAAATCGCAACGCCGCATTTGCCGACCTCGCCTGCTGCGGCCGGATCATCAGCGTCTACTCCCATCAACGTCGGCAGGTCGAAGGCGACCGATAAGCCAGTCTGCCCATGCTCAAGCAAATACTTAAACCGCTTGTTGGTGTCAAACGCTGTGCCAAAACCGGCAAATTGCCGCATCGTCCACAGCCGCCCGCGATACATCGTTGGATAGATGCCGCGCGTATAGGGATACTCACCGGGGAAGCCCAAGTCCCGTTCGTAATCCAGCTCAGCCACATTCAACGGCGTATACAGGCGTTCGATTGGCCGGAGCGATACCGTCGAGAATTGCCGCATGCGCTCAGGCCGTTTTTGCAGCGTAGGATTGAGCGTTTCTTCCTCCCAACGTTGCACATCTATGCCAACATGAGAGTGCGTCTCCTTAGTTGTCATGAGCCTCGTTGCTCCGTCTCAGGAATTGATCTAACCGAGAGGGCTATAGTAATGTAGCGACTTTGGGGCTGTCAATTAGGCCGACGCCGGATAAGAGCCAAGGATTTTGATAAATTCAGTCATGCCGCGCAACTGCTCCAACGCTTGTTGAACGTTCTCATCCGCCAAGCTCCCCTCCAGATCAACATAAAACATGTACTCCCATGGCCGACCCGGTCGTGGCCGCGATTCCAGCTTGACCAAGTTGACATTGTGTTCGGCAAACTTTTGCAGCGTGCTGAGCAGCGCCCCGGGCTTATTGGACACGCTGTAAATTAACGACGTTTTATTCGCCTTCTCAGTGATACTGTGATCCGGCGAAATCACCAGAAACCGCGTGTAGTTTTGCGGGTCTGATTCAATGCCCTCTTTCAAGATGGCCATGCCGAGCTTCTCGGCCGCTTGTGCGCTGGCAATGGCCGCCACATCGCGTCGTTCTTGCTCGGTGATGTACTTGACGCTTCCTGCGGTGTCATAGACCTGAATAATCTCCCAGTCGGGATGCTGCGAGAGAAAGACCCGGCATTGAGCCACTGACTGCGGGTGAGCATAGACGCGGCGAATATCCTGCAGTGTCGTTTCCTCATGTCCAATCAGGTTGTGAACAATGCGCATCTTGAACTCACCGATGATCGCCACGTCATACTCTAATAGCAGGTCATAGTTCTCGTGAATGCTGCCGGAGAGCGAATTCTCAATTGGGATCACGCCGTAATCGCACGTACGATCCTGCACGCCTTGGAACACGTCCCGAAACGAGAGTTGCGATTGCGGCACGGCCGTTTCGCCGAAATATTGATAGACAGCGCGCTCGCTGAACGCGCCCGGCTCGCCTTGATAGGCGACTTTGAGCGGCTTGGTCGCTGTCCAGGTAACGGCCGCTGGAATCTTGTAGGATAAATCAAGCTGGCGTCCGACCACTGGCGAGATGACTTCCAAATCACGGATCAATTTCTCCAACTGCTCGAAGTAGAGGCTCTGCGGTCCATCCGAGAGTGCCTGCTCTGGATTCGGGTGCACCTCGACCATCAAGCCATCGGCGCCAGCAGCAATTCCGGCCAGGGCCATCGGCGCCACAAATTTACGATTCCCCATGCCGTGACTCGGATCAACAATGATCGGCAAGTGCGTTTTTTCCTTGATCACCGGAATCAAGCTCAAGTCAAGCGTAAATCGTGAATGGTCGGAAAAAGTGCGAATCCCCCGCTCGCACAAAATGACCTGGTCATTGCCGCCGGCCAAGATGTATTCGGCTGCGCCAAGAAACTCTTCCATCGTAGCAGCCAACCCGCGCTTGAGCATGACCGGCTTGCGCACTTCGCCACACGCTTTCAGGAGCTCAAAGTTCTGCATGTTGCGCGCGCCGATCTGCAAAATGTCGGCATATTCAGCCACAATCGGCACGTGATCAACGGTGAGCACTTCGGTAATGACTGGCATGCCGGTGCGCGCCCGCGCTTCGGCCAGAATCTTCAAGCCTTCTTCGCGCAACCCTTGGAAGCTATAAGGTGAGGTGCGCGGTTTATAGGCGCCACCCCGCAGAATCGTCACACCCAGATGATGGAGACGGTCGGCAATCTCCAACAACATCTCTCGACTCTCAACAGCGCACGGACCAGCCATGATAACGAACTTCTCTCCACCAATCGTCGTCGGGCCAACGGTCACAAGCGTCCGTTGGTGTTTCGTTTCTCGTAAGACAAGCTTCAAATTCAATCCCATGAGACTTCCTCCTTGATAAACTGACGTGTGTTAGCTCATCAGGCTGCCTGATACGGCTCGGCCTGTTTTATCAACGGCGATATAAGAATTGTCGAGTGAAAGTCAACGTACCATTGCCCGCTTGTACGGGCAAAAGTAGAACGCATTGAAGAAATAGAAGACCCAGAATATGGCCGCCGCCTTCGTCTCAGTGCAACAGGCGTTGATGCTGGCAACGATTTGGCGACATCTGCTTTTCATTTTTATCTCTGCCCTCGTATGATAAAAGGCGGCTCTATTATAAAGGAATCGGGATGCGTGTCAACAAATTTCTATTGGTCGTTGTGATCTTTGCGCCGCTGATGAACCCGCTCCTAATCTGCATCGGCCAGGTTTCATTGCGGGCAGACCTCGTGCTGGTCCCCGTGAGCGTTCGTGATAAACAAGGACGCGCGGTGACCGACTTACGCGCCGATGATTTCAAACTGTTCGACAACGGTCAGCCCCAACGCATTGTCTTTTTCTCATCGGAGCAGGAGTCAGACCAATTGGCGCGACCTCTTGAGCTGGTTTTGTTGCTGGATTCGAGCCGGAGTATCTCCGCCATCTTACATCAACAACGAACGGCCGTGACGAGCTTGCTCAACCAACTTGGAGAAAAAACCTTCGTCAGTCTCATTAGCTTCAGCCGGCATCCCAATGTGATACTTGATTTCACCAATCAGAAAGAGCGCGCGCTGACGGCTTTTCTTCAGCATCAACGCCTCGAAGGCGACACAGCCATTTTTGACGCCGTCTTGTTCGGGCTGAAACAACTGAGCGAGCGGCCGCAAGATGAGACCCGAAAGATCGTGATCATTATTTCCGATGGACAAGACACGGCCAGCACCATAGGATTTCGCCAGTGCTTAGAGCTGGCCCATGAGCATGGCATCGCCGTTTACTCGATACTGATTCCGATCTATTCGCCGTATGGTGATCGTCTCGTCGCGCGTCGCCCAGTCAAAGGATTTCGTGAGTTAGCCGAAGAGACCGGCGGCAAATTCTTTCAAGTCGGCACAGTTGAAGCTGCGCTGAACCCAAGCGCCACAATTGATCTTGGCCCCATCTTCACAGCCATCGTTGAAGATGTGCGGCATCAATACTACTTGGGCTTCTATCCGCCGGAAAACAACCAGCCCGGTTTCCACCGGTTGGACGTGCGCGTGACCAAGAAGCATACGAAAGTTGAGTTGAAGCGGAGGGGATACATAGCGAGGCCGTAGTCGTCAATGACGCAGCCGGAAACAATTCATCCAAAGCGACCGAAAAACGCGGCACCAGCCGCGAGTGAACGTAGCCTTGGCCCTGCGCAAGCTCGGCGACGACATAATGTCCCTCTTCGAGCGCAAAGACCATGACGCTATGTAGCGACGGCTCCATCACCCAATACTCGTCAACGCCACAGCGAGTAGAGAGCTGTTTTTTTTCTCTTCGAGGTCGTGCTTGACGCTGATTGGTAAAATAACTTCAACGACCAAATTCAGGATGAGGCCCAGGTGTTCCCTGACGATCGGGGGCGGACTGGCTGTCCAATGCTCGTGGGATACAAACCTCGTTTCGATATGCAGTTTGATTACTGCACCTTTCGGAAGCTATGGCCCCGCGTATTCGCATAATGAATCTTCCCTGCATCCCACCGAGGAAAAATCACCAATGCCGCAACTGTGCGATTGGTTCATGCGCTTCGATGGCGCGTGCGTTATAATGTCGGCTCAATTTTTTATACTGGCCGGCAATTATGGAGACAAAAATAAGAACAGCGCTCATCAGCGTCTTCGATAAAACGGGCATCGTCGAATTTGCTCACGCTCTGACTCAATGGGATGTGACGATCATCTCCACCGGTGGGACAGCGCGCCTGTTGCGAGACAATGGCATCGCTGCCAAAGATGTATCCGACATCACAGGATTTCCTGAAATGCTCGATGGCCGTGTCAAAACCTTGCACCCACGCATTCACGGTGGAATCCTTGCGATCCGCCATAACCAAACCCATCAACAGGAAGTCAACAAGCATCAGCTTACGTTGATTGACATGGTCGTCGTCAATCTTTATCCGTTTCAACAAACAGCGATCAAGCCAGCGGTCACACCTGAAGAGATTATCGAGAACATAGACATCGGCGGGCCAACCATGATTCGCGCCGCAGCCAAGAATTTTCGCGATGTCGCCGTCGTCGTTGATCCAACCGATTACGAGATGTTGATCAAGCAGATGCAGTCAATGCGCGGAGGCCTCAGCCTGGAGACACGATTCATGCTCGCTCGCAAAGCCTTCGCCCACACGGCGAGTTATGACGCGGCCATCGCCGATTTCTTCGAGAACCGATTCTCAACTGACGACCAACAACTGCATATCGCATCCGAACCGATCATGCCGAGACGGTGCACAGTGACACTGCGCAAGCGACAAGATTTGCGCTATGGAGAAAATCCCCATCAGCAAGCGGCGCTCTACGAGTTCGCTGGCGACGCGCCTGGGGTGGCGCAGGCCGAACAACTCCAAGGCAAAGAACTATCGTTCAACAATCTCTTAGACCTCGATGCTGCGTGGAATCTAGTCAGCGAATTTGATGAGCCGGCGTGCGTGATTATCAAACATACGAACCCATGCGGCGCGGCGACAGCTCATTCCCTGCTCCAGGCCTATCAACAGGCGAACGCCACCGATCCTGTCTCGGCCTTCGGTGGCATCCTTGCATTCAATCGCACAGTTGATGGTGAAACAGCTCGCGAGCTGAGCAAGGTCTTCGTTGAAGCTGTCATTGCGCCTGATTTTGACGAGGCGGCCCGGCAGCTTCTAGCGGCAAAAAAGAATGTGCGCATCATGCGCATGCACAATCACGCGGCACGTGCCGGGTACGACTGCAAGAAGATCACCGGCGGCCTCCTGCTTCAATCGCGCGACGCAGACCCACTGCGTCAGGAGGATTGGAAAGTGGCGACAAAACGGCAGCCAACACATGAAGAATTGAGTGCGTTGCAGTTTGCTTGGAAGGTGTGCAAACACGTCAAATCGAACGCTATTGTGTTTGCCCGTCCCGGTCAGCTCGTTGGTGTCGGCGCTGGCCAGATGAGCCGGATTGATTCGGTCAAAATCGCTGCCATGAAGGCTCGTTTGCCGCTGGCCGGAACGGTGGTCGCCTCCGATGCCTTCTTCCCGTTTCGTGATGGCGTTGATGAAATTGCTCAACACGGCGCGACGGCAGTGATCCAACCTGGTGGATCAGTGCGCGACCAGGAAGTGATCGCGGCGGCTGACGAACATGGCCTGGCAATGGTGCTGACTGGCATGCGCCACTTCCGGCATTAATCGGGGTCCGTGATTCGTGATCCGGGATTCGTGGGTCGTGGTTCGTGATCCGGGATTCGTATGCCGTCATTCAATTCACGATCCTCAGTACACAGACCACGGTTCACGGTCCACGGTTCACAGCCCATGAGAATTAGGAGGCATAGATGACTGAGACCCATACGATGCGCTGCCGCTACTGCGGTCAACTCAATCAAGTGAAACCTGAACGCGAAGGCGTGGCCATCTGTGGACGTTGTCGGTTGGAACTGTCGGAGACGCCGCACAAAAAGTTTTCCTCACTCGATCCGCATACCTACATTCACGAGCTGGACAGTCAAGCATTGGCCGCGCTGAAAGCGGTGCCGGGCGTGGATACGGTTCTGAAAAAGTTTCTGGCGCTCACATACGAAAGTTACTTCCGCGTCGTCTTCATGGCCAGTTGCGTAAAAGTCAGCCAACGACAATATCCCGACCTGTATGCCAAGCTGGAAATCGCAGCAAAGACACTTGGCCTGCCCGTGCCTGATCTGTTTGTCAGTGTGGCAGACCCGTTTGACGGAGGCGTTGGGTTCAATGCGTTTTCCAGCGGCGTGGAAAAGCCGTTCATTGTTATCAATTCGCTGCTGGTGGAACGATTGACTGATGAGGAATTACTCTCGGTCATCGCGCATGAAGTCGGACACATTCATTCGCAGCACATGCTCTATCGGTCGGCGGCGCTGATTTTGCTCATGCTGACCCGTTATGCCATGCTCACAGGGCCGGTCGCAGCGGGCATGTCCACACTGCTCACCCTGACGTTACAAGCTGCGTTGCTCAACTGGTACCAGAAGTCTGAATTCAGCGCGGACCGAGCAGCGATGCTGGTCACGCAAAACGCTCAAACTGTCCAAACAGCATTGATGAAACTGGCTGGCGGCACGCTTGCTGCCAAAGTCAACTACGATGAATTCCTCGCTCAAGCACGCCAGTTTGACAAAAGCTACGACGAAAATGTGTCGGACAAGATTTGGACGTGGATCGCCGCCGCCCAGACAACACATCCGTTTCCTGTGTGGCGCGTATCAGAAATACTGAAGTGGATCAACAGTGGCGGCTATGAAAAAGTGCTCAGCCAATCAAGCGATTCGGCATCGTGACTGACTGCGACCGAGCATCGGAA
Proteins encoded in this window:
- a CDS encoding methylmalonyl-CoA mutase family protein, with protein sequence MTTKETHSHVGIDVQRWEEETLNPTLQKRPERMRQFSTVSLRPIERLYTPLNVAELDYERDLGFPGEYPYTRGIYPTMYRGRLWTMRQFAGFGTAFDTNKRFKYLLEHGQTGLSVAFDLPTLMGVDADDPAAAGEVGKCGVAISSLEDMEVLFDGIPLEQVTTSMTINAPASIIFAMYLVVAEKQGADWKKISGTLQNDILKEYIAQKEWIYPPEPSMRLVVDSIVFCTRHVPRWHPISISGYHIREAGSTALQELAFTLRDGIEYVQWVIAAGLDVDEFAPQLSFFFNSHNDFFEEIAKFRAARRVWAKVMRERFGARHPQSWMCRFHTQTAGCSLTAQQPYNNVVRTALQALAAVLGGTQSLHTNSLDEALALPTEQAAQIALRTQQIIAYESGVTNTVDPLAGSYFVETLTNEMERGCWDYFDKIDAMGGMLNAIALGFPQREIHEAAYQYQQAVEAGEKIIVGVNDFVVDEEPPLPILYIDESVAEIQKERLRQLRAKRDNNRVQQTLEALKAACRGNDNTMPFIIECVRAYATLGEISSAMKEVFGDYQEPAF
- the aroF gene encoding 3-deoxy-7-phosphoheptulonate synthase, whose translation is MGLNLKLVLRETKHQRTLVTVGPTTIGGEKFVIMAGPCAVESREMLLEIADRLHHLGVTILRGGAYKPRTSPYSFQGLREEGLKILAEARARTGMPVITEVLTVDHVPIVAEYADILQIGARNMQNFELLKACGEVRKPVMLKRGLAATMEEFLGAAEYILAGGNDQVILCERGIRTFSDHSRFTLDLSLIPVIKEKTHLPIIVDPSHGMGNRKFVAPMALAGIAAGADGLMVEVHPNPEQALSDGPQSLYFEQLEKLIRDLEVISPVVGRQLDLSYKIPAAVTWTATKPLKVAYQGEPGAFSERAVYQYFGETAVPQSQLSFRDVFQGVQDRTCDYGVIPIENSLSGSIHENYDLLLEYDVAIIGEFKMRIVHNLIGHEETTLQDIRRVYAHPQSVAQCRVFLSQHPDWEIIQVYDTAGSVKYITEQERRDVAAIASAQAAEKLGMAILKEGIESDPQNYTRFLVISPDHSITEKANKTSLIYSVSNKPGALLSTLQKFAEHNVNLVKLESRPRPGRPWEYMFYVDLEGSLADENVQQALEQLRGMTEFIKILGSYPASA
- a CDS encoding VWA domain-containing protein, with translation MRVNKFLLVVVIFAPLMNPLLICIGQVSLRADLVLVPVSVRDKQGRAVTDLRADDFKLFDNGQPQRIVFFSSEQESDQLARPLELVLLLDSSRSISAILHQQRTAVTSLLNQLGEKTFVSLISFSRHPNVILDFTNQKERALTAFLQHQRLEGDTAIFDAVLFGLKQLSERPQDETRKIVIIISDGQDTASTIGFRQCLELAHEHGIAVYSILIPIYSPYGDRLVARRPVKGFRELAEETGGKFFQVGTVEAALNPSATIDLGPIFTAIVEDVRHQYYLGFYPPENNQPGFHRLDVRVTKKHTKVELKRRGYIARP
- the purH gene encoding bifunctional phosphoribosylaminoimidazolecarboxamide formyltransferase/IMP cyclohydrolase: METKIRTALISVFDKTGIVEFAHALTQWDVTIISTGGTARLLRDNGIAAKDVSDITGFPEMLDGRVKTLHPRIHGGILAIRHNQTHQQEVNKHQLTLIDMVVVNLYPFQQTAIKPAVTPEEIIENIDIGGPTMIRAAAKNFRDVAVVVDPTDYEMLIKQMQSMRGGLSLETRFMLARKAFAHTASYDAAIADFFENRFSTDDQQLHIASEPIMPRRCTVTLRKRQDLRYGENPHQQAALYEFAGDAPGVAQAEQLQGKELSFNNLLDLDAAWNLVSEFDEPACVIIKHTNPCGAATAHSLLQAYQQANATDPVSAFGGILAFNRTVDGETARELSKVFVEAVIAPDFDEAARQLLAAKKNVRIMRMHNHAARAGYDCKKITGGLLLQSRDADPLRQEDWKVATKRQPTHEELSALQFAWKVCKHVKSNAIVFARPGQLVGVGAGQMSRIDSVKIAAMKARLPLAGTVVASDAFFPFRDGVDEIAQHGATAVIQPGGSVRDQEVIAAADEHGLAMVLTGMRHFRH
- a CDS encoding M48 family metallopeptidase, producing the protein MTETHTMRCRYCGQLNQVKPEREGVAICGRCRLELSETPHKKFSSLDPHTYIHELDSQALAALKAVPGVDTVLKKFLALTYESYFRVVFMASCVKVSQRQYPDLYAKLEIAAKTLGLPVPDLFVSVADPFDGGVGFNAFSSGVEKPFIVINSLLVERLTDEELLSVIAHEVGHIHSQHMLYRSAALILLMLTRYAMLTGPVAAGMSTLLTLTLQAALLNWYQKSEFSADRAAMLVTQNAQTVQTALMKLAGGTLAAKVNYDEFLAQARQFDKSYDENVSDKIWTWIAAAQTTHPFPVWRVSEILKWINSGGYEKVLSQSSDSAS